TTCTTTGAGCTCTCGAAGAGAGCGAATGATGCGATGTGGAGATTCGTAAAATATTACCGGGTATTGCGCCAGCACGATTTCTTCAAAGAATTTTTTTCGTTTCTTCTTGTGCGGCGGGAACCCCATAAATAAAAAACGGTCTAGGGGAGTTCCTGCAATGCTGGAGGCGGCAATTAAAGCGCTTGGACCCGGGACGGGAGAAATGGTTACCGTGCTCCCAAGTGCGCGTACTACTTGAGCAACAAGTTTTCCGCCGGGATCCGAAATGCCCGGAGTCCCCGCATCGGTGGCATAGGCAATGTCCTTCCCGTCTTGCAGGAGCGCAATGGCTTTTTCTATGGCTTTATCCTGGACCCGCTCTCGCAGTGACAGAAGAGGCTTGGATATGCCAAAGTGCGCAAGCAGTTTTCCGGTGACACGCGTGTCTTCGCAAAATAACGTATCAACTTCTTTAAGAATCCGTAATGCCCGAAGCGTCATGTCTTCCAAGTTTCCGATAGGAGTGGCTATGATATAGAGCGTAGGCATGTGGGAGTGCTACCGAACAACCATTCGATTTCGCTTTAAAAGTCTATTCGACAGCAGTCACATTTTAGCCGATTTCGGTGTGTTTGGCAAAGAACCTCGGGCATCGGCCCGAGGATATTTTGGTTGCGTGTCCAGATTTGGCAGACACCGAAAGCTAATTCTTATATAAATTCGTAAGATATGCTTCTATGGCAAGCGTTTTGGTTCCTGTTTGCGTACCCCAGGTCAGAGTTATTGTGAATTTTTTGGTGTCCGGATCAAGGGTTCCGGAAGAGGCAATGTCATCATTGGTGTCGCGATACACGTTTTGCATCACCGCCGTCCGAGTGAAAAAACCGTCGAGCGCTCCGGGATCGGAAGAGGAGAGTATCCAAGCGCTTGCGGTCGGCACGATATAATAGGTGGTGCTTGCGGAGAGTGTGCCGATGCGCGTGGACCAGCTCTCATCCCGCATGGCGTGTAAAGCCTCAACACCTTCATGGGCATAGTACCCCGCGCGCAGTTCAAGTTTCTTCTCGGAAGAGATGCGGTGCGAGAGGCCGGCAACTTCCGCGATAGAAAAAAGTAGAACGGTCGCGACGAATATGACGATCATGACTTCGATGACGCTGATGCCGCGCTGAGAATTTCGAATCGCGTATTGCCCAGCCTCGCCTCGCCGTCTCGGCGAGGCGGGCGTATTGCGGATTAAATTCGTGATTCGTGATTCGTGATTCATAATTCTTTATTGAACGCTCATCACTCCTCCATAAATTTCCACCGTGGAAGTGCCGCTTGCGGCGTAAGACACAACATCTTTTTCAACCCCATCAATGATTGAAACTTTCACTGCTTTTGTATTTTGATCTTTGTGGCGCTGGATAGAAAGGAGTGTATTGGAAATATCAAGCGAGTGCGCACTGACCTTAACATGCTGATTTTGGCCGTATACATCGGTATCTCCCTCCCAGGAAAATGATGTACGCGGAGGAGTTGGCGTCATGGTGACGTCGGTTACCACGTCCGGATTCGGGGAGTCATAGAAACGAAGACGGAGTGTTGTTGCGTTTTGTATCGACCAGCCCAGGTCAAAGTGAAGATGCCGGGTATCCGTGATGCGCGTATTGAGTGCCGAAATACTCGAGGCGGCAACGGATACATCTCCCGAGCTATCGATTTGGATTGTTCTTGCCGTCACAACACTTCCTTGCGGACGGATGCTTATGGTTCCAATTGTTGAAGTATGTCCGGTAAGGCGGTCAAATACCACCGCTTGCGTTGAGGTGGATAAGGCAATGTTGAATATTTCTACCTGGGAAGGCAGGGCATGGTCTTCATTTAAGGAACTGCCGGAAGTATACGTGCGGCCCATGAAAAGCGTGTACGTTGCCGACTCGAAGTGCACGCCGTAGCTGGAGGCGTTCTCGGATGAAATCGTCTTGGAGCGCGCCAAGCGCAGAGCCCCTAATATTCCCTCGCCGACGCTGTCAATGTCGGATTGCTGTCTGAATGTGGTGAGAGTATTGAATACGAAAACGGTGATAAGGGCGATTATGGAGACAACCAATAATAACTCAATGAGCACAAAACCATTTTTTGTCGAACGTATGTATGGTTTTCGTAAATATACTGCCATCGCCGAATTTCAAATATCTAATATCAAATATCTAATAAAAATCCTCAAAGTTTTATTGGAAATTAGATATTAGGCATTGGATATTATGTGCAATTTATCCGGCTTGGCTCACGATCGCATAAAGCGGCTGGATCATGGATACGGCGAAAAACCCGACGGCAACGCCGATAACCACCATGAGTGCAGGCTCAATAATGGAAGCAAGGTTCTTGGTTATGGCGGAAACCTCTTCTTCATAGAAATCGGCAACCTTCACCAAGATCTCCGAAAGTTTTCCGGATTCTTCCCCAACCTCGATCATTTGTGTAATGAGTCCGGGGTAAAGTTCGTGATATTCGGCAAGCGATTTAGACAGCTGTTTGCCCTTTTGCACTTCTTCGCTTGCGGTGATAAGCGATTTGCGGAAATAATAATTGGAAAGCGTGCGCGCACTGATCTCCAAAGCCCGCACCATGGGCACGCCGGATTCGATGAGGGAAGAGAGAATTCGCGACATGCGGGCGGAATTTACTTTTTTTGCGATATTTTTAAGAATGGGAGCCTTCAGGATAAGCTTATGAAAGATTTTCTTACCGATTTCTTTCTGAGAAAAAGTGCGCAGGGCATAGATGAGGGCAAAAATAGCAGCGAATACGAGCAGGGCATATTTTTCCATAATATGCGAAGTAAAAATGATGACTTTGGTCGTAAAGGGAAGCTCGACGCCAAGATCCACGAATATTTTGGTCAGTTTGGGAATGACGAAGATCATCATCATGGCACCAACTAAAAACATGATGACGACAACCACTGCCGGGTAGATCATCGCTCCCTGCACCTTCGAGCGTAAGTCGTGTTCTTTCTCGTAGTGAAGCGCAAGAAGTTTCAAAACTTCTTCTAAGTTTCCCCCGGTCTCTCCCACACGGATCATGCTGGTATATATCTCTTCAAATATTCCGGGGAATTGCTCCAGGGCATCGCTGAACGGCTTCCCGGATCTTACGCGTTCGGAGACTGCAAGAATGGTCTTTTTAAACCGCTCCTTCTCCATTTCCTTGGCAAGAATATCGAGAGCCCGGTTTAACGAAACCCCCGCTCCCACAAGCACCGCAAGGTTGCGGGAAAAAATCATCTTATCCGCAAGCGAGATGTGCTGGAGAAAGTCAAAACCTTTTTGCAGGAACGCAAGCTTCGGTTTTTGGGTTTTTAACGCTTCTTCCGAGAATGTTAACACATAGCCGTCTTTGCGAAGTTGCCCCGCAACATCAAGCGTGTCAGTCGCCTCTAATTCTCCGGTCTTTACTTCTCCCTTAAAATTTTTTGCTGAATATGAAAATAAGGGCATGGATTTTATTGCTGGTTCTCGATTATGCGATTTTTCTCCACCAAGGGGGAAACCGCTCCAACCCCCTTATGTTTAATTGGTTGACTCCCCCTTGAGTTGCGAAAAATCGCATAATTCTCGAAAGCAATAAAATTCGGAAAGGGGAGGAGATTGGATAAGGAGTCCCGGCGGCTGCCCATCTTCGGTGGGAACCCATCCGCCGATTTGGGAGATTTAACTTCAAGTTTATAGTAGTTCTTTAGAAATCCGTTTAAATTCTCTTAAGCTAGGATTGCGTCTTTTCAGTCTTTTTAATACGGGACGCAACTTTTTATATGTTGTTTGCCACAAACCAGAAACTTTATATTTTTTATCCAATATTACTAGGACTGCGTAGTCAAAATCATGTTCCGAAAATCTGCTTGTTCTTCCCCGGTCGCTATGCCCATGTCTGGTTTTAATTTGATATCTTCGACCCTTCTTATCAATAGCGTCATATCCGGCAATTAACGGGTTGGCTACAAGATTTAGTTTAAGTTTTTGGCAAGTCAGTAATTCGCCAACTTCACCAGTGATTCCTAACTTTCTTCCAGTCAGCTTTTCATATTCTAGTTCGGCGGAAACTGCTTTTTTAACTGCGCGCAAAGCCGGATGGCCGATTTTAATTATTTTTTCAATCCTCATAATTTTAATCGGCGGTTTTGCAAAGCCATTCCGAAGGAACGAAAACCGACGGAACTCCAACTAACACTTTTTATTTTTTTCAGGAATAATTTGCCGAGTGCGGGTTGTCGCAATTCTGAAGCTCAAGGGAGGGATCAATCCTTTAACTTGGGGAGGGTTGAAACGCGCTCCTCCCTTGGTGAAAGAATTGCGACAACCCAAACGAGTTGCAGATTATTCCTGCGTCGCCCGTAGCACTTCCTCGAGCGATGTCACCCCCTGCACGGCCTTAATGAACCCATCTTCGATCATAGAAACCATACCCAGTTTCTCGCGCGCAAATCGGTCTATTTCATCGGCATTGGCGTTCTTTTCTATCAGCATCCGCACATCCTCCGTCACATCCAGCACCTCGTAGATGCCAACTCTGCCTTTGTAGCCGTCGGGAGATTCGGGAGCGGGTTTCGGCCGGAAAAGTTCGATAGTCTCCCAAGTTGCTTTTTGAGGCACGATTTTCTCCCGCTTCATAAGTTCCAGAATTCTGTCGAAATCGGCAAGTTTCTTGAGGTTTGTAAGTTCCGCGCCGGTGAGCTTATATTTTTCAGCGCTGTCACGCCAGAGCTTTCTCACCAGCCGCTGTCCGACGATGACGTTTACGGTGGAAGAGATAAGGAACGGCTCCACTTTCATATCGATGAGACGGGGAAGGGCTCCGGAAGCGCTATTGGTGTGGAGCGTTGAGAGTACAAGGTGCCCCGTGAGCGAGGCGTTCACGGCCATATCGGCAGTTTCCTGGTCGCGGATCTCCCCAACCATGATGATATCGGGGTCCTGGCGAACGAGCGAGCGCAGGCCCGAGCCAAAGGTAAGACCGATATCCGATCTTACTTGTGTCTGATTGATGCGTGGCATGCGGTATTCGATGGGGTCTTCGATGGTTGAGATGTTCACATCGGGCGTGTTGAGAATGTCGAGAATGGTGTAAAGCGTTGTTGTCTTTCCCGATCCGGTAGGACCCGTGACCAGAAGCATTCCATGTGGGCGCTGGATGTTTCGGTGCAGAACTTCAAGCGCAACTCCGTGGAATCCCAGATTTTCCAGCGTATAACCTTTCGAGTCTTCGGGCAGGAGACGCATTACGATCTTTTCTCCGTCGTACACCGGCAAAATGGAGACGCGGAACGATACTTTGTAATCTTCGCTCTCAATCTTAAAGCGTCCGTCTTGCGGCAGGCGATGTTCATCAAGGCGCAAGTTTGAGAGCACCTTGATGCGCGCCACAAGCCCCGCATGCACTTGTTTGGGAAGCGTCATCGTGTCGTGCAAAATTCCATCGATGCGGTAACGGACAATAACCTCATGCTCATACGGTTCAACGTGGATGTCGGATGCGCTTTGCAGGATGGCGTGTTTAATGAGGGTGTCCACAATACGCACGATGGGAAGATCTTCCGCAATCTTCCGCAGATCGCCGGCTTCTTCCTCGCCCCCCGCCTTTTCTTTTATGACGTGAACCGCTTTGGATTCTTTGTCGATAATGTCGCCGAACTCCGCGGAGAGCGAGCGTTGGTACTGGGTGAGAATGTGCTTTATGGATTCGGCATTGGTGAGCCTCGGGAGTATGGCGAGGTTCGATTTCTTGCGGATGAATTCAATGGTTTGCAGATCTTCCGGGTCAAGCATCGCAACGTGCAGCTCCTTATCCTTCTTTTTGAAGGCGATGATGCTATGTTTGCGGGCAATGGGTTCGGGAATGATCTGGAGAATTTCAAGGGGGATGTTTTCGCGCGTAAGGTCTACGAAGGGAATACCTAAAATATACGCTTCGAGTTTAACAAGCTTTTCTTTAGAAATAATTCCGAGGTCCAGAAGAACGTCTCGGAATTTCTTTTTGGTGCGTTCGGTCTCCTGCTCTGCTTTTTCGAGATTCTCGACGCTTGCCAAGGCCCCATCAAGCATGAACGCTTTCAATTGTTTTGGGTCAACCCTCACTGCAAAGAATCTCTAATATCCAATATCTAATATCTAATCAAGGCTTTGCCATTAGAGATTAGGAGTTAGACATTAGAAATTATATGTCAGGAATTTCCCAACACGTTCTTTATTTTCTCGGTGATGTGCGCAATTTCATAGTTCGGCTTCACAAGGTACGCGGTTGCGCCAAGAGACACCGCGCGATCAACGTTTTCCACCGTCTCGAGATTCGAGAGCACTATGACCGAAATATGTTTAGTGGCGGGATTTGCCTTTATGGCTTCCAAAATCTCGAATCCGTCTTTTTTCGGCAAGATAAGGTCAAGGAGTACGAGGTCAGGATTTTCTTTCATGATAAGGGCTAATCCCGCTTCTCCGTCATATGCGTTTTTAACGGTGTACCCCTCTTCAACCAATGCTGCCGTGAGCTCCTCTTGCAGGTGCGGCTCATCTTCGATAAACACGATAGTTTTTTGTTTAGACATAGCAAGTAGGAGAATTATGTCATTGCGAATTACGTATTGCGCATGATGCGTGTCCGAAATTCGTAATCCGTAATCGACTAATTCCTATAAGGAAGCATAGCCAAAAAATCCGCTTTTTGGAAGTGGATAAGATAAAAACAGCTTTTCTGGCCGATGTTAGTCCGGAAATAGATAAGCCTTCAATGTTTTTTTGTGGGTGAAGTTGGATTCGGTTTTGTGCTTGGCTCGTTCCCCCTGGGCAGACAATCATTCTACCGAAACAACGCATCTGCCCGCGAAACGTAAAGACGTTTACGTTTCGCCCGCCTCCGCAAAACCCCGGGATGTCCCCCGGACATCCCTTCGAATCCATCCACGAGCACAAGATAGCAAAAACGCCTCCTCAAGGGAAGCGTTTTTGCTATCTGTGGGTGCAGATGGATTCGAACCATCGACCCCGGCTTTATAAGAGCCGTGCTCTAACCGACTGAGCTATGCACCCAAAAGCCCTTCACTCCACTCCTTGCCGCCGATTATAATCGCGCCCCCCACCATTGAGCTACGGGCGCATGATAGGCCCATCGTACGATATTTTTCTCAAAAAATCAAAAAATCTTCCAAAATAAAATATGGCGGCTGGGGTCCCATTCAAAATGGGCAGACGCCATACTCCAACGTACACACTTTTTTCCCCGCGCGATGCGTTATTCTTTCTCGTTAAGTTTTATTGTGCATGGAGTATGTTGTTTCAGAAAGCCTCTCGGAGGCTTTGCGTGCACGGTTCCCGCCTTGGCGGGAGCGCAAAGCCGAGAGCGGAGCGGCGCCTGCCCGCTGGAGTGAGGCGACCGCGTCTTTATGAAACAAGCGTGCGGAATGCACAATAAAACTTACTCCTTCATCAACTTCTCAAACACATCGCGCTCTATCGTCTCTTTTTCCATTAGCTCCTTGGCAATGCGGTCAAGTTTGTCCCGGCGCGTCGTTATAATACGCTCCGCAGTTTTTTGCGCATCGGTGATAAAGCGCGAAACTTCCTGGTCGATAACACGGGCAATGTCATCGGAATAGTTTCTCTCCGTCGAGATTTCTTTGCCCAAAAAGATAAGCTCCTGCTGTTCTCCGAACGTCATGGGGCCCAGCTTCTCCGACATGCCGAATCGCATTACAAGTTTGCGTGCAAGGCCGCTTGCTTTTTCCAGATCGTTGGAGGCGCCGGTGGTAATGTCTCCGAAAACCGTTTTTTCCGCGACGTGTCCTCCCAGCAGAACCGCAAGGTCGGCGAGAAACTCCTTTTTGGAGTGAAGGTGTCGGTCCTCAATAGGAAGCTTCAGCGTGTATCCTCCTGCCCGGCCCCTCGATATGATGGAAATTTTGTGCACGGGGTCTGCCTCCGGCAAAGAGGCAGCAACCAAGGCGTGTCCAGCTTCGTGGTAAGCCGTGATTTCTTTTTCTTTGGGCGAGATGATCCTGCTTTTGCGCTCGGGTCCGAGCATGACCTTTTCGATGGATTCGAACAGCTCTTCTTGCCCGATTATTTTTTTATCCCTGCGCACCGTGAGAATTGCCGCCTCATTCATGAGGTTGGCAAGATCCGCTCCCGAAAATCCCGGCGTGCGCTCCGCTACCGAGCGCAAATTCACATCCTTAACAAGCGGTTTGCCCTTAATGTGGATTTTGAGAATTTCTTCGCGGTCGGCGATATCCGGTTCATCAAGCGTGACCGAACGGTCAAACCTTCCCGGGCGCAAAAGAGCTGGGTCGAGAATATCCGGCCGGTTGGTCGCCGCTATCACGATGACGTTGGTATCGGTGTCAAACCCATCCATCTCCACCAAGATCTGGTTAAGCGTCTGCTCGCGCTCGTCGTGTCCTCCGCCAAGCCCCGCTCCGCGATGCCTTCCCACGGCATCGATTTCATCAATGAACATAATCGCCGGAGCATGTTTTTTAGCTTCTTTGAAAAGGTCGCGCACGCGGCTTGCCCCAACGCCTACAAAAAGCTCCACGAATTCTGATCCGGACATATTGAAAAATGGGACGCTCGCTTCTCCGGCCGCGGCTTTGGCAAGCAGCGTCTTTCCGGTTCCGGGAGCGCCCATCAAAAGTACTCCTTTGGGTATCTTCGCTCCCATCTCAAGGAATTTCTTGGGATGTTTCAAAAACTCAACTATTTCCTGAAGCTCTTCCTTTGCCTCCTTAAGCCCCGCAACATCTGCGAAGGTGGTGCGTGCTTTTTTATCGTTTGGGTCTATCATGCGCGCCTGCGACTTGCCGAAAGAAAAGGCTTGCATGTTGCCGCGAGAAGCCTGCCGTATCATGAACCAGAACAAAAGCCCTATGAATAGGAAGGGGAGTATGATGGGCAGGAGCGCAGAAAGCCAATAGAGAAACCCGGAAGGGTCCTTTACCTCGATATTCACTCCCGAAAGCTTCTCCGGTTCTACGCCGTAGGTTTTTAATATTTCGGCCAGAGAACTCTCATTTTCCTTCCGGGAAGTCTCTTTTTTACCGTCTTTGAGAACGATATGCAGATCGTTGCCCTCAACCGATATCTTTTCTACTTTTTCTTCCTTGATCTGCGCAACAAGCGTGTTGAAGGCGATTTTCTCCTGTTTATCCGCGGGGCGCATGAACGCAAAAATACTCGAGATGGCGAGCAGTGCTATAACGACCGTCAAGAAGTTTTTGAAGGCTTTGTTCATTTTCTTTCCACAACTCTATTGGGATTCTTACTCTTCCACTCCCAGAGTATACCAACGCTCCTTTTTGTTGTCGAGGTCCATGCCCTAATAATAAAAAAGGTCGCTCAAATAGCAAACTTTGCGGCTGCCAGTCTCAAAATGGTATACTACGGGCTGATTCAAAAATTCTCAAATGCATCGATACCATACTGCCAATGATCAAAAAATGGAACGGGGAAGATTAAAATTCAGTTCCCTACTATTTGT
The window above is part of the bacterium genome. Proteins encoded here:
- a CDS encoding prepilin-type N-terminal cleavage/methylation domain-containing protein encodes the protein MAVYLRKPYIRSTKNGFVLIELLLVVSIIALITVFVFNTLTTFRQQSDIDSVGEGILGALRLARSKTISSENASSYGVHFESATYTLFMGRTYTSGSSLNEDHALPSQVEIFNIALSTSTQAVVFDRLTGHTSTIGTISIRPQGSVVTARTIQIDSSGDVSVAASSISALNTRITDTRHLHFDLGWSIQNATTLRLRFYDSPNPDVVTDVTMTPTPPRTSFSWEGDTDVYGQNQHVKVSAHSLDISNTLLSIQRHKDQNTKAVKVSIIDGVEKDVVSYAASGTSTVEIYGGVMSVQ
- a CDS encoding response regulator produces the protein MSKQKTIVFIEDEPHLQEELTAALVEEGYTVKNAYDGEAGLALIMKENPDLVLLDLILPKKDGFEILEAIKANPATKHISVIVLSNLETVENVDRAVSLGATAYLVKPNYEIAHITEKIKNVLGNS
- the rsmI gene encoding 16S rRNA (cytidine(1402)-2'-O)-methyltransferase, whose translation is MPTLYIIATPIGNLEDMTLRALRILKEVDTLFCEDTRVTGKLLAHFGISKPLLSLRERVQDKAIEKAIALLQDGKDIAYATDAGTPGISDPGGKLVAQVVRALGSTVTISPVPGPSALIAASSIAGTPLDRFLFMGFPPHKKKRKKFFEEIVLAQYPVIFYESPHRIIRSLRELKEADNKKQVTKVIVCRELTKKFETVYRGTFDEILPEIEKNPRGEFVIIVS
- a CDS encoding GspE/PulE family protein, whose amino-acid sequence is MRVDPKQLKAFMLDGALASVENLEKAEQETERTKKKFRDVLLDLGIISKEKLVKLEAYILGIPFVDLTRENIPLEILQIIPEPIARKHSIIAFKKKDKELHVAMLDPEDLQTIEFIRKKSNLAILPRLTNAESIKHILTQYQRSLSAEFGDIIDKESKAVHVIKEKAGGEEEAGDLRKIAEDLPIVRIVDTLIKHAILQSASDIHVEPYEHEVIVRYRIDGILHDTMTLPKQVHAGLVARIKVLSNLRLDEHRLPQDGRFKIESEDYKVSFRVSILPVYDGEKIVMRLLPEDSKGYTLENLGFHGVALEVLHRNIQRPHGMLLVTGPTGSGKTTTLYTILDILNTPDVNISTIEDPIEYRMPRINQTQVRSDIGLTFGSGLRSLVRQDPDIIMVGEIRDQETADMAVNASLTGHLVLSTLHTNSASGALPRLIDMKVEPFLISSTVNVIVGQRLVRKLWRDSAEKYKLTGAELTNLKKLADFDRILELMKREKIVPQKATWETIELFRPKPAPESPDGYKGRVGIYEVLDVTEDVRMLIEKNANADEIDRFAREKLGMVSMIEDGFIKAVQGVTSLEEVLRATQE
- a CDS encoding type II secretion system F family protein, giving the protein MPLFSYSAKNFKGEVKTGELEATDTLDVAGQLRKDGYVLTFSEEALKTQKPKLAFLQKGFDFLQHISLADKMIFSRNLAVLVGAGVSLNRALDILAKEMEKERFKKTILAVSERVRSGKPFSDALEQFPGIFEEIYTSMIRVGETGGNLEEVLKLLALHYEKEHDLRSKVQGAMIYPAVVVVIMFLVGAMMMIFVIPKLTKIFVDLGVELPFTTKVIIFTSHIMEKYALLVFAAIFALIYALRTFSQKEIGKKIFHKLILKAPILKNIAKKVNSARMSRILSSLIESGVPMVRALEISARTLSNYYFRKSLITASEEVQKGKQLSKSLAEYHELYPGLITQMIEVGEESGKLSEILVKVADFYEEEVSAITKNLASIIEPALMVVIGVAVGFFAVSMIQPLYAIVSQAG
- the ftsH gene encoding ATP-dependent zinc metalloprotease FtsH, with protein sequence MNKAFKNFLTVVIALLAISSIFAFMRPADKQEKIAFNTLVAQIKEEKVEKISVEGNDLHIVLKDGKKETSRKENESSLAEILKTYGVEPEKLSGVNIEVKDPSGFLYWLSALLPIILPFLFIGLLFWFMIRQASRGNMQAFSFGKSQARMIDPNDKKARTTFADVAGLKEAKEELQEIVEFLKHPKKFLEMGAKIPKGVLLMGAPGTGKTLLAKAAAGEASVPFFNMSGSEFVELFVGVGASRVRDLFKEAKKHAPAIMFIDEIDAVGRHRGAGLGGGHDEREQTLNQILVEMDGFDTDTNVIVIAATNRPDILDPALLRPGRFDRSVTLDEPDIADREEILKIHIKGKPLVKDVNLRSVAERTPGFSGADLANLMNEAAILTVRRDKKIIGQEELFESIEKVMLGPERKSRIISPKEKEITAYHEAGHALVAASLPEADPVHKISIISRGRAGGYTLKLPIEDRHLHSKKEFLADLAVLLGGHVAEKTVFGDITTGASNDLEKASGLARKLVMRFGMSEKLGPMTFGEQQELIFLGKEISTERNYSDDIARVIDQEVSRFITDAQKTAERIITTRRDKLDRIAKELMEKETIERDVFEKLMKE